CCATATTGCCAGCATCGGTCACGGTTTTGTTTTTACGTGTTGTCGTTACCTTGGCAGTTTTGGTTTTGGCCTTACCTTTGCCCGCAGGCGCCTTTTCATCTTCGCCATCGGCTGAAAAATCCGGCAGGGTGACAAAGGCAAGAACAAGGGCAATCACCAGATAGGCCGCCCATGCCAGCACGGAAACCGAATGCGCCGTTTGCGGCCCGGTAAAACGCGACAGCAAAGCCGCCGTCCCACCGGTTTCATCCCCCAGCACCAGCCAGCCGCCCCCGACAATGATGACACAGGCCAGCACCGATGCGATACGCGCGGAAAAACGCGCCACATCGATCATGATCCCGGCAAGGCCGCCAATCAGGATAACCGCCAGCACCGCCCCGGCCCCGCCGCGCATGCCTTCCGGCAGGCCAACAGCAGCCGGCACGGCCACCAGAATGGCCGGAATAATGGCAGACAGTACCATGCGCCGGGCAACGGCGCGGTCCAGGCCCAGCCACAACGCCAGCATCAGAACGGCGGCAATCACACCGGAAACAAGAATGGCAAACCAGAAGGGACTGTCGACAAACACGCTTATTTAACCTGCCTTAAGTGCTTTGAATTTTCAGGGCGATGCATGTACCGGCTGGCACCACGCACTGCGGGACCGACACAATACGATATATTACGGCACAAATCGGGCTGCGCTTTTGCACAGGGGAATTGCGCACTGCAATACCGTACTGCAAAAACCTGCCCGGAAATCGGGTTTTGACATCAAGATATCATTGACGGCGCAGGCATATCATACGCTAAGCTGGGCATGAAAGAGACATTGAGAAAGCTCAAGGGTTTCTTTCCTGCAACAAGATAACAAGAAAGGCAGGCCGCCATGACGAAAATAAACTCGATTTGTGTGTTTTGCGGTGCATCGAATGGTGTAAATCCCCAACACAAGGAAAACGCCATCGCCTTTGGCAAAATGATGGCTGAACGCGGCATTACCCTGATTTACGGCGGCGGGCGCATCGGCCTTATGGGCGCGGTTGCTGACGCGGTAATGGAAAATGGCGGCAATGTTGTCGGCATTATTCCGGCCCATCTTGACGATATCGAAGTCGGCCATGCGGGCCTTTCGGAACTGATCGTTTGTAAATCCATGTATGAGCGCAAGGTGGAAATGTTCCGCCGGTCCGATGCTTTTGTAACCCTGGCAGGCGGGCTGGGCAGCCTTGATGAAGCCTTCGAGGCCCTGACCCTGCGCCAGCTTGGCATTCACGACAAGCCGCTGGTGTTTTTCAACGCCCTTGGTTACTGGGACAAATGCCTTGATATGATCGAAGGCATTATCGAGGAAGGCTTTGCCCGCCCCAGCAACCGCCAGCTGTATTCGGTGACCGACAGCCTTGAAGGCGTGTTTGAAAAACTTTCGGCTGAACCGGGACCGAAATTCGACCCGAAGGAAAAGCTGCTGTAAGGCGGATATGCCCAGCTGGGCACCAAGACATCACCGTCACCATCACCATCCCACGGCCCTGCCCTTTGCGGCGGGGCCGTTTTGTTTGGCGTGCATCGTCATTGGCAAAATGACGTGCCTGATCGGCAAAAGCAGAGTGAATCCGCATGATCGCATAGCCGATAGCAGCCAAAACGCGCCGGGCAATGGTGGATCATCCGAACGCAGCAATTTAGCGCATCAATCAGGAAAGTCGTAATCCCCCCCAACGCTACCCGTAAAGATTGCAGAAAACGCCGCAAAACCACGATTTATGCGCGATTTGTGATCTGGGACACATGTATTTTCAGGTGAGTCGGAAAGATGCAGTGTCTGCCTGTTCCGGGCCTGAGGCAACCTTATTTATATTAAATATATTTAAATTAGAATTTTGACATAAATCATGGTTATCAGTGACTTACGGTGATGAGGTGGCATTTCCCGTACAAGAGAGAGGGGAATATCATGAACACCGCCCGCACCTTTATCCGGCTGCTGGGGGCATCTGCCCTGTGTGTCGGATTTATCACCAGCGCCCTTGCCGCAGGACAGGGGGACGATGCTGCCCTGCGCAAGGCCGCCAACGACTATTTCGAGGTTGTTCCTTCTGCCG
The window above is part of the Thalassospira marina genome. Proteins encoded here:
- a CDS encoding TIGR00730 family Rossman fold protein, translating into MTKINSICVFCGASNGVNPQHKENAIAFGKMMAERGITLIYGGGRIGLMGAVADAVMENGGNVVGIIPAHLDDIEVGHAGLSELIVCKSMYERKVEMFRRSDAFVTLAGGLGSLDEAFEALTLRQLGIHDKPLVFFNALGYWDKCLDMIEGIIEEGFARPSNRQLYSVTDSLEGVFEKLSAEPGPKFDPKEKLL